In a single window of the Danio rerio strain Tuebingen ecotype United States chromosome 20, GRCz12tu, whole genome shotgun sequence genome:
- the b4galt6 gene encoding beta-1,4-galactosyltransferase 6 isoform X1, protein MWKWRRLMRLSNRSLMAFIFFFSMSTTCLYFIYVAPGIVNTYFFMVQAQGIMLRDNVRTIGHMIRLYTNKNSTLNGTDYPDGSNSSEYIAQPTTYLPENFTYAQNLPCPERLPSMKGQMDVNMTEVPMEEIELRLKHMDIQFGGHWKPKDCKPRWKVAILIPFRNRHEHLPILFQHLTPMLQRQRLQFAFYVIEQTGTQPFNRAMLFNVGFKEAMKDLDWDCVVFHDVDHIPENDRNYYGCGQMPRHFAAKLDKYMYICSRFLRQLR, encoded by the exons ATGTGGAAGTGGAGGCGGCTGATGCGGTTGTCCAACCGCTCCTTAATGGCCTTCATCTTTTTCTTCTCCATGTCCACGACCTGCCTCTACTTTATTTATGTGGCTCCCGGGATAG TCAACACATATTTCTTCATGGTACAGGCTCAGGGTATCATGTTGCGAGACAATGTGCGGACCATTGGTCACATGATCAGACTATACACCAACAAGAACAGTACACTCAACGGCACAG ATTATCCAGATGGAAGTAACTCCAGCGAGTATATCGCTCAGCCAACCACATACCTCCCAGAGAACTTCACATATGCTCAGAACCTGCCCTGTCCAGAACGGTTACCTTCTATGA AGGGTCAGATGGATGTCAACATGACAGAGGTTCCTATGGAGGAGATTGAACTGAGACTCAAACATATGGACATTCAATTTGGAGGCCACTGGAAGCCCAAAGATTGCAAACCACGCTGGAAG GTGGCCATATTAATCCCCTTTAGGAATCGCCATGAGCATCTTCCCATTCTATTTCAGCACCTTACTCCAATGCTCCAACGCCAACGCTTGCAGTTTGCCTTTTATGTCATTGAACAG ACGGGTACTCAGCCGTTTAACCGTGCCATGCTGTTTAACGTGGGCTTTAAAGAGGCTATGAAAGACCTGGACTGGGACTGTGTGGTGTTTCACGACGTCGATCACATTCCAGAAAACGACCGTAATTACTACGGCTGTGGTCAGATGCCTCGACACTTCGCCGCCAAGCTGGACAAATACATGTACAT TTGCTCCAGGTTTTTAAGGCAGCTAAGATGA